From a region of the Dictyostelium discoideum AX4 chromosome 2 chromosome, whole genome shotgun sequence genome:
- a CDS encoding hypothetical protein (Similar to Dictyostelium discoideum (Slime mold). hypothetical 97.7 kDa protein): protein MDSIIYFYLINNYNNKNNEELLNCLLILSINNLNITFNQVQDYCNSINNYKNNYQNLQKKKENKLQEEEEETHLNDLKGLNDQQFQTLNNHIQNLKNTFITNNSNDETIYTHSITDNNNNDTIDNRNKRIAFDCSILIIIKNNLNHHITINNNKNINNNNNLYQLILK, encoded by the exons ATGGATAGTataatttacttttatttaattaataattataataataaaaataatgaagagcttttaaattgtttattaatattatcaattaataatttaaatattacatTCAACCAAGTACAAGATTATTGTAATAGtatcaataattataaaaacaattatcaaaaccttcaaaaaaaaaaagaaaacaaatt acaagaagaagaggaagaaacccatttaaatgatttaaaaggATTAAATgatcaacaatttcaaacaCTAAATAATcatattcaaaatttaaaaaatacattCATAACCAATAATTCTAATGATGAAACTATATACACTCATTCAATTAcagataataacaataatgacACAATTGAcaatagaaataaaagaattgCATTCGATTGTTCAATACttataatcattaaaaataatttaaatcatcatatcaccattaataataataaaaatattaataataataataatttatatcaattaattctaaaataa